The Mytilus galloprovincialis chromosome 11, xbMytGall1.hap1.1, whole genome shotgun sequence genome contains the following window.
accaaatttgccccaactgttcagggttcaaccactggggtcgtataaagctgcgccctgcggagcacctggttcctttctaaaatgttttagcgtcattttgttttctaaataagaGTTTGATTGTGTTCAATTGGTATCTATCACCCTCTTTCAAAGCTCTAAATATAACATACCTTCTTGGAATCTAGTAAAAGCAACATCTCTCCAGTCTAAAACAACAGAGAGTTCTTTATTGCTATTGCTTTTGAGTTGTGTCCATAGAATCGTTTTACCTGtgtgataaaaataaatgaagcaTGTAACTCCTTATATCGAAGACCATTTTCAATTCTAAACaatacatttttcaaactaattcACAAATGGAAATCAGTTTGCTGGTTATGGAGAAATGCCCGATCAGGAAAAATGTGACAATAAGGTAAACATAAAACCTTGTTTTTGCTAAATAttcttaaaaagttatacaaagttttaaaacatattatctttatttacaaaaatgatttAAGAGGATGtgtataaaatatacaaacttgTATTTGAtgaattggcaatcataccacatttacttattttattcttATAATGTTAAATGCCATTTTGGGTCCAATTTATCTGATTCAAATTTCTCCACATTAAGAATGATTTCTCTACTATCCTGAAACTAAAAGTCTCACAAATATTTAGAATGAcagtaataaattttatttttttaccctATGTGTGTCAATTGGTGTGTACCATTTTATGACATGACAATGTTCCATTTTTTATCAATATTCAGAGGTCAAGACTTCACTGTTTTTCAAATGATGATATAACTATAAAGCATATGTGGACGAAATCTATGATACTTATTACATATATATGTCAAGTTCAATTGTAGGCTAAATTTGAATTTACctttaaagagttatgcccctttgtgTCTAAAAGCCGGACAATTGGGTATCTGTATTAAAATGATTGACTTCCTTTAGTTTATGATAAACTTACCTAAAGGTTTAACCTGATCTTCTTCACACAATTGGTTGTACTGTTTGATGATGGAAACTGGTGCGATGGATCGAACTACATTTGGTATATTTCTGATCTCTCCAGTTGATAACCTTAGAGTTTTATCCCCAAATGGTAGGTCCTTGATGATTTGATTAgatgttataaaatctataaaatgttCTAAACATTTGGCATCAAACTTCTCTCTCTGTTGTTTTGAGGGCTGAACTGGCTGTCCTGCACCTGACTTGTCTGTGTGTCTTTTAGCCTCATAGTACCTCCATTGTGTAATATTGGGaatcatctataaaaaaaaatttacatttttttcttttcagatatTTTTGTGAAATCACGAAGAGCAGAGCACTCACTTAGAAGTTTTGCCTATTTCCCTTGCCTTATCATTGAACTTATTCTAAAAGTCTGTAACATGAAGGTTTTGCAACTATCACACTAACTAAACTGAAAATAATGTAGTctcagatgcatgatttttttattagttgaacTAGCTGTTGATGattttgagtactctcagatcagtacttagggtcttttgttgttgggatatatatacaagtacccggTGATGtgcactctgtgtttttgttagatggatgttatttgtatccatctgataagcctttttcaactgatttttatacaattataaaaaaaaatcgtaaacaTTTTGTATTGGTAACATGTTGTCGTTTCAATGGgattttattcttgaattcttggggttcttaaaTGTTGAATGTAACAATGTTCTAAGTTTTTGTATATAAACTAGACtgtttgttttctcatttgaattgttttacttttgtcatttcggtgtcttttatagctgactttgaagtatgagctttgctcattgttgaaggccatacaatgaactaaagttgttaatttctgtgtcatttggtctcttgtggagagttgtctcactggtagtcataccacatatttttttataaacaaaatcaatgttgTATGATATATATAGTCAGACGAACCAGGTCTGACAGACATTCCCCCCTTACAATCTTTCCAAACACTAAATACAAttgacctgttgcttatagtatcaaaTATAATCTAACAAActgtcaaatttaacaaaaaaattcaatgaccaatgaaccatgaaaatgagttcaagtcAGATAATACTttacagacagacatgtacaccttacaatattAATTGTTCCATACACTAAAAACAGCTAACCTATTGCTTTAAGTATTTGGAAAACCGACCAACGCACAAAAATCTAACAATGATTGAATGAATGATGAAACATAAAAACAAGGTCAAGGACAGATGATATTAGATGTAAGACATTTAGTCTAAAATTAACCTTCACAAAAATTATAGTACATGGAATTCTATCTAAGAATAATCCTTACCTTTCTTAATGCATCATAGTTTAGTTGCTCAGTGAGGATAGATAAGACCTGTCGTCTGAACATCCATGTATCAGCCTTAGTGTATATTTCTAGAAGTGTCTTCATGGTATTGTCTTTCAATGATTCTGGATAAAGTTCAGCTTCTAGAAATGGTGTCTCACCTGGACAAATGGTTTCAAAAACAGAGTTAAGGCACTGCCTAGCCTTGAGTTTATATCTCTGAATGGTTCTTGTACTAGCACTCTCCAAAGGTCCCTGGGATCTTCTTAACTGGACTAATTCCAGACAGGCTTAAAAATTCATTCAGTTTATCTAATTTTTCAATTACACAAACTGACGCTTCAGAAACCTGACTACCCCCTGCAAGTGACTGGTCGGTTTCCTGACTGAGGactaaatcatctaaacactctTTCGCCTGCAATTTACATTGTACATTAATTGAAAATGATCACTGTAGTGTAAAAATAAGGTTGAGTGACTAATAAACtgatctttttataaaaaaaaatcccaacaagaatgtatccatagtacatggatgccccatttgcactgtcattttctatgttcaatggacagtGAAAACGGGATAAAAACTccaatttggcataaaaattataatgatcatagcatagggaacatgagtactgagtttcaagttgattggacttcaacttcatcaaaacatCTACATGTACCTGGAACAAAATATTTCACCTGAAGTGGGACAgtcagacagacgaacggacacacagaccagaaatcaTAATGCACATAAATGGGGTATAATTATTGTTTTACACTTTCAGTTGTATGTTACACATGTACATGTCATCAAGTTTTTTTCAAAGAACTGACATACTCCATGTTCCTAAATTCAAGAGGAAAGCTTCAAGTAACTTGACATAGTTTTAAACTTGTGCTATAATCTAAAACAGTAATACATTCAACTacattgaccttgacctatttgtatgtaaattaggctgttagttttctcgtttgaattgttttacattgtcatttcagggccttttatagctgactttgcggtatggtctttgttcattgttgaaggccatacagtggcctatagttgttaattgctgggttattttggtatcttgtgtagagttgtctcattggcaatcatacaacatcttctatttttataattaacatatttttgcttaacactgttacaagatgaacatttttttatacaacttTGTAAATAATCACAGATTTTACTGATTTAACTACATGTTAcatgtagtttgaaaaaaataaggatgATGGGGCtagttgtttttaaataatagCTCATTTGTAAAGCTAAATATGGAAAAGTATGACATGTTTGATCTGATACAATATAAATcatatctttcaaaaacatttcatGGTATTTACCTTTCTTTTTCTCCTGTTAgtaataaacatacatgtatgctCTTCATCTGCTTCAACCTGCAAACATTCAATAAAGAAATGCATTTACTTTTAATATCAGGctcaaactttttttgtttttgaaggccttactttgacctataaggatttagttttacaaattgtgatttggatggagagttgtctcattggcagtgaCGGGCACTCTTCCATTATCTAGTGTAAAGTTTGAATGACCATCATTGTACACGTATATGTATATTCAAgaattacagctaatttcctaatgcttgtagagtaaaactttggctagcttgtttgctttgtttgtataaatgttagctcaaacattgtaattaagattgacatctgtaAACAATATAGGCATGCATTATTAAAGCagtacatattatatttaaatttgattgcaagtaattcaattaaaattgtcaGTATACAAACAAAGCCAGCAAACAAACCAAACTGAAAGTCTTACCCTACATGCATTagaaaattagctgtaaagctTTTGTTTGTCAGAACTTAGATTTGTCACAGTTATAGTATTTGGATTcctatgattataaaaaaaaatctattgtaggagaaaataaaaatatatgccTAAAATGGCAAATATCAGTTTAACTACATGCATGACATGTCTGGAcatttatatcttaaatattttggTAGCTTGCATtggaaataaaaagttttttgaaAGTATACAAttgtaaacatacatgtacattgtcagGTGGACTATAGCTGTCTACTGTAGTTCTGCTTCTGAATTCTGGTACATTATCTGTCATTTCATGGTCAGATATATGTGTCTCTTGTCT
Protein-coding sequences here:
- the LOC143051112 gene encoding uncharacterized protein LOC143051112, with amino-acid sequence MTDNVPEFRSRTTVDSYSPPDNVHVEADEEHTCMFITNRRKRKAKECLDDLVLSQETDQSLAGGSQVSEASVCVIEKLDKLNEFLSLSGISPVKKIPGTFGEC